The DNA segment GGAGGCCGTCGAGGACGGGCCCGACCTGCTGGTCACCGCCGTCGAGGGCAGCGACGCCTGGCGGCACACCAGCTACGGCTTCGTGCACGACGACGCGCACGCGCTGCTCGCCCCGCTCGACGCCGCGGTCGAGGTCACCTTCGACGCGGGCTTCGACCAGCAGTTCGACCAGGCCGGGCTGATGCTGCGGGTCGACGCGGAGACCTGGCTGAAGTGCGGCGTCGAGTTCTCCGACGGGATCCCGCAGCTGGGCGCCGTGGTCACCCTGGGCCGGTCGGACTGGTCGGTGGCACCGGTGCCGGACTGGGCCGGCCGGCGGGTCACCGTGCGGGCCAGCCGGGACGGCGACGCGGTCACCGTGCGGGCCCGGGTCGACGACGAGCCGTCCCGCCTGGTCCGGCTCGCGCCGTTCCCGCCGGGGGCGACCGTGCTCGCCGGGCCGTACTGCGCCGCGCCCACCCGGTCCGGTCTCACCGTCCGGTTCACCCGCTGGGCGACCGGCCCGGCGGACACCGCACTGCACTGACCGGTCCGCCTCCCGCTGGATGGCAGGCCCCCGGACGGCGCCGGAGGCCGGTCGGCAGGATCGGGGGGTGACCGCGACCACCCCGTCCGACCCGACCGCGCTGCCCCTCGAGCAGAAGGTGCGGCTGCTCTCCGGCCAGGACTTCTGGTCGACCCCCGCGGTGGCCGAGGCCGGGCTGTCGTCGGTCGTGCTCACCGACGGGCCGCACGGCGTCCGCCGCCAGCAGGGCGAGTTCGACCAGATCGGGCTGCTGGAGAGCGTCCCGGCCACCTGCTTCCCGCCCGCGGTCGCCGTCGGCTCCAGCTGGGACCCCGAGGTGGCCGAGCGGATCGGCGCCGCGGTCGGCGTCGAGGCCCGGGCGATCGGCGTCCCCGTCGTCCTGGGCCCCGGGGTGAACATCAAGCGGTCGCCGCTGTGCGGCCGGAACTTCGAGTACTACTCCGAGGACCCGCTGCTGGCCGGGGTGCTCGGCGCCGCCCACGTGCGCGGCCAGCAGGGCGAGGGCGTCGGCGCGTCGGTGAAGCACTTCGCGGCCAACAACCAGGAGACCCAGCGCATGCAGGTCAGCGCGGACGTCGACGAGCGGACGCTGCGGGAGGTCTACCTGCCCGCCTTCGAACGGGTGGTCACCGAGTCGCGGCCGGCCACGGTCATGTGCGCCTACAACAAGGTCAACGGCGTCTACGCCTCGCAGCACCGGTGGCTGCTGACCGAGGTGCTCCGCGAGGAGTGGGGCTTCCGCGGCGCGGTCGTCTCCGACTGGGGCGCGGTCGACGACCGGGTGGCCGCGCTCGAGGCGGGGCTGGACCTGCAGATGCCCGGTGACTCCGGCGCCGGCAACGCCCTGGTCGTCGAGGCGGTCCGGGCCGGGGTGCTCGACGAGGCGGTCGTCGACCGCAGCGTCCGCCGGGTGGCCGCCCTCGCCGGGCTCGTCGCCGAGCCGACCGCGGGCTTCGACGTCGAGGCCCACCACGCGCTGGCGCGGGAGCTCGCCGCCGGCTGCGCCGTGCTGCTCAAGAACGACGGCGGCACCCTGCCGCTGACCGCCGGCACCCGGATCACGGTGGTGGGCGAGTTCGCTCGCACCCCGCGCTTCCAGGGCGGCGGCAGCTCGCACGTCAACGCCACCCGGGTCGACGACGCGCTCACCGCCCTGCAGGGCGCCGTGGAGGTGACCTTCGCGCCGGGCTTCACCCTCGACGGCTCCGGGGACGCGGCGGCGCTGCGCGAGGAGGCGGTCGCCGCCGCCCGCGGTGCCGAGGTCACCGTGGTGTTCGCCGGGCTGGCCGAGGCCGACGAGTCCGAGGGCTTCGACCGCACGACGCTGGACCTGCCCGCCGGCCAGGTCGACCTCATCCGCGCGGTGGCCGCGGTCAGCCTGCGCACCGTCGTCGTCCTCTCCTCCGGCAGCGTCGTCTCGCTGGAGGGCTGGCACGACGACGTCGACGCCGTGCTGGCCGGCTTCCTGCTCGGCCAGGCCGGCGGCGGCGCGCTCGCCGACCTGCTCACCGGCGCGGTCGACCCGTCGGGCCGGCTGGCCGAGACCATCCCGCTCCGGCTGCAGGACACCCCCAGCTACCTGACCTTCCCCGGCGAGCAGGGGCACGCCCGCTACGGCGAGGGCGTGATGGTGGGCTACCGGCACTACGAGACCGCCGAGCAGCCGGTGCGGTACCCGTTCGGGCACGGGCTGAGCTACACCTCGTTCGCGACCACCGACCTGCAGGTCCGCACCCGCGGCGCCGACGGCGCGACGGCCACCGTGACGGTGACCAACACCGGGGAGCGCGCCGGCCGGCACGTCGTCCAGGTCTACGTCGCCACCGCCGCCGGCCCGGTCCGCCGCCCGGCCCGGGAGCTGCGGGCGTTCACCAAGGTGTCGCTGGCGGCCGGGGAGTCGGCCACGGTGGCGTTCGAGCTGGACCGGCGGGCCTTCGCCTACTGGGACGTCCGCGAGCACGACTGGGTCGTCGCGCCGGGGGAGTACTCGGTGCAGATCGGTGCCAGCGCCGCCGACGTCCTGGACCAGCGCACGGTGACGCTGGCCGGTGACGACCTCGTGCCGGAGCTGACCCTGCAGTCCTCGGTCGCCGAGTGGTTCGCGCACCCGGTGGCCGGCCCGCAGCTGCTGGCGGGCTTCGTGGCGGCCATGCCCGACGGGGCCGCCGAGATGCACGAGGGCATGCTGCAGATGATCGGGTCGATGCCGATGCGCCGGTTCGCCGCCGACTTCGGGTCGGCTGTCCCCGCCGCCGAGCTCGACCGGCTGATGGCGGCGGCGCGGGCCGCCCGGTGACCCGCTACGTCGCCCTGGGCAGCTCGTTCGCTGCCGGCCCCGGGGTCGAGCCGATCGTGCACGCCGGCTGCGGCCGGTCGGGTCGGAACTACCCGGCCCTCGTCGCCGAGCGGCTGGGGTACGACCTGGTCGACGTCACCTCCGGGGGCGCGGCCGTCGCCGACGTGCTGGACCGGCCGCAGGCGCTGCTGACCGGCCGGACCGTGCCGCCCCAGCTGCAGGCGCTCGGGCCGGACGCCGACCTGGTCACGCTGACCGTCGGCGGCAACGACGTCGAGTACCTGCTCACCCTGCTGCGCTGCTCCTACCGCGCCGACCCGGCCGGTGCGCCGGAGGCGGCCGGGGCGTTCTTCGCGACACCGATCGACCCGTCGGCCGTCGACGCGGCGCTGGCCGCGCTGCCCGCCCGGCTGGCCGGGCTGGTGGACGCCGTCCGGCAGCGGGCCCCGCAGGCCCGGGTCGTGCTGGTCGACTACCTGACCGTGGTGCCCGGGCAGGCCACCCCGGCGTTCCCGATGAGCGAGGAGCACCGGGTGCTCTGCGCCGGGATCGGCCGGCGGCTGGAGGAGGCGACCGCGGCCGCGGCCCGGGACACCGGGGCCGAGCTGGTGGCCGCCTCCGCGCTCTCCCGGGACCACGCCGTCGGCTCCGCCGACCCGTGGGCCACCGGCTGGGAGTTCGGCGACCTGCTGGCCGGCGGCGTGGCGCCGTACCACCCCAACGCCGCCGGCATGCGCGCCGTCGCCGACGCCCTCGTCGCCCACCTCGGCTGAGGTCAGGCCCGCAGCGACGCCTCGTCGTCCCGGTCCGTCGTCCCCAGCGTGGTGGCGGGCTGGTCGGCGACCAGGGTGACCGGCGGGACGACGGGCAGGTCCTCCTCGCGCTCCACCGCCTCGCCGCGGGCCACCATGCCGGCCACGTCGGACAGCGGGACCTCGCGCAGCGCGAACGCCAGCAGCAGCGCCACCACCAGGATCGGCACCAGGTACCAGAACACCGGTGCCAGGGCGTCGGCGTAGGCGTCGACGATCGCGGTGCGCAGCGGCTCCCCGGCCGCCTGCACGGCCGAGGGCACCAGGGTGTCCGGTGAGGTGATGCCGGCCTGCACCGCCTGCTCGGCGTTGCCGGACAGCGCCGAGGTCAGGCTGTCGGCCAGCCGGCTGGTGAACAGCGTGCCGAACACCGCGACGCCGAGGGTGGCGCCGACCTCGCGGAAGTAGTTGTTCGTCGACGTCGCGGTCCCGATCTGCCCCGCCGGGACCGCGTTCTGGGCGGCCAGCACGACGTTCTGCATGATCAGCCCCAGGCCCGCGCCGAGCACGAAGAACATCGCGCCGACGGTCCACAGCGAGGTGCCGCCGGCCAGCGTGGTCAGCCACAGCACCGCCGCCAGGATCAGCGCGACCCCGGCGACGGTGAACACCTTGTACCGGCCGGTCCGCTGGATGAAGCCGGCCGAGCCCTGGATGGTGAGGATGATCCCGGCGGTCATCGGCAGCATGAGCAGGCCGGAGTTCGCCGCCGACAGCCCGGAGCTCATCTGCAGGTAGGTCGGCATGAACGCGATCGCTGCGAACATGCCCAGGCCCACCGCCATGCCCAGCGCCGTGGCGACGACGAAGGTCGGGTTGCGGAACAGCGACAGCGGCACGATCGGCTCGGCCGCGCGCCGCTCGACCAGCACGAACGCCACCACCGAGACGACGAACGCGGCGACGAACAGCAGCGTCCGCGGCGCGCCCCAGCCGTCGCTGCCGCCGAGGTCGGTGAACAGGACGAGCGAGGTGGTGGTCGCCGACAGCGCGACGATGCCGGCGTAGTCCAGCGGTGTGCTGCTGCGCTTGCGCGGCAGGGTGAGGGTGGTCCAGCCGATGCCGAACGCGATCAGCCCGACCGGCACGTTGACCCAGAAGCACCACTGCCAGCCCAGCGCCGCGGAGTCGGTGAAGAAGCCGCCGACCAGCGGACCGGCCACCGCGGAGAGCCCGAACAGCGCACCGATCGGGCCCATGTACTTCGCCCGCTCCCGGGCCGGGACGATGTCGGCGATGATCGCCTGGGACAGGATCATCAGCCCGCCACCGCCCAGGCCCTGCACGCCGCGCCAGACCACCAGCCACCCGAAGGACGGCGCCAGCGCGGCTCCGAGGCTGGCCAGGGTGAACAGCCCGATCGCGACCAGGAACAGGTTGCGGCGGCCCCACAGGTCGCCGAACTTGCCGTAGACCGGCATGACCAGGGTGGTCGCCAGCAGGTAGGCGGTGGTCATCCACGCCATGTGCGAGACGCCGCCGAGGTCGCCGACGATCGTCGGCATGGCGGTCGAGACGATCGTCTGGTCCAGCGCCGCCATGAGCATCCCGGCGAGCAGCGCCGAGAAGATGAGGTTGATCCGGCGCCGGGTCAGCACGATGACGGGTGCGCCGGTGTCGGCGGTGGGGCCCTGCATGGGGGGTGCTCCTCAGTCGTACGACGGCGCCGCGGGTGCGCGGAGCCGGGGGTGCGTCAGCCGGGGGTGCGTCAGCCGGGCAGGCCGGCGGCGACCGCGTCCCAGGCCTCGTCGACGAGGCCTGGGAGGGAGGCGGTGAAGTCGCTGGCCGACCAGCGGTGCAGCGAGGTGCGCATCGCCGCGCCCGCCACGCCGGCCAGCAGCATCGGGAGGGCGTCGGCGTCCACCCGGGTGCCGGTGCGCTCGGCGATGGCGGTCGCCAGCGCCCGGTCGGACTCGCTGAACGCCGCGGCGAGCTTGGCCACCAGCGTCGGGTTGGTCTCGACGACCTGCAGGCGCAGCGGCCACAGCTGCGGGTCCTCGGCCATCCGGGTGGCCGCCGCCCGCGCGATCGCCCGCATCGCCTCGACCGGGGACTCCTCCGCCGGACGCGCGGTGAACGCAGCCGCCTGTTCCGCCGGGAAGGCCGGGTCCAGGCCGACGACCGCGTCGTCCTTGGAGGCGAAGTAGTTGAAGAACGTGCGCGGTGAGACGTCGGCCCGGGCGGCGATGTCGTCGACCGACACCCGGTCCAGCCCGCGCTCGGCCACCAGCCGCAGCGCCGCCTCGTGCAGCGCCAGCCGGGTGGCGGTCTTCTTGCGCTCGCGCAGCCCGGACGTCATGCGCTCATCGTCGGCCAAACGTGCAGGAACTGCAAACATGCGCGCGCTGCACGGCGCGTCGGGTCAGCCGGTCGGTCTGTCGAGGGCATCGGCGACCCCGACCGCGGTCATCCTCGACCAGGTGTCGCCGACGTGGTGGGCCAGCACCATGAGGTCGCGCAGCTCGCCGTCCCGGCCGCGGATCTGGTCGCGCAGCAGGGCCTCGCCGGTGAAGCCCAGCCCGGTGAACAGCGCGAGCGCCGGTCCCTGGTCGGGCACCACCTCGACGACCAGCTTCCGCAGCCCCGCCCCGACCGCCTGCACCAGCGCGTGCCGGGCCAGGTCGCGGCCCAGGCCGGTGCCTCGCGCCGCCGGCGCCACCACCAGGCGCACCTCGCCGACGTGGTCCGACCAGCCGGTCAGCGGCAGCACCGCGACGTAGCCGCGCACCGCGCCGTCGTCCGCGACGGCCACCCAGCGCCAGCCGCCGGACGGCTCGGTGGCCCAGCCGCGCACGGTGGCCGGGTCGCCGAGGTCCTCCTTGATGAACGTGCGGTCGCCCTCGGGCAGGTCGCGGGCGAAGGCCACCAGGGCGTCGCCGTGCTCGGGCGAGAGCGGGACGACGGTCACCGCTGCGCCCGGCCGACGTCGTCGCTGCGCCGGCGCAGGAAGTCGATGATCGTGGGCACGGTGGTGCGGGCCGCCGTCCGGCCGACGACCAGCCCCATGTGCCCGGCGTCCAGCGCCAGCTCGTGCTTGTCCGCCGAGCCGACCAGGTCGATGAGCGGGGCCGTCGCGGCGGTGGGCACGATGTGGTCGCGGGTGGCCCGGACGGTGAGGAAGGGCAGTGTCACGTCCCGCAGGTGCACGGTGTCCCCGCCCACGACGAGCCGGTCGGTGAGCATCCCGTTGTCCCGCAGCAGCATCTGCACCGCCTGCCGGGCCGCGGCGCCGGGGAGGGGCACGTGGTCGTCCGACCAACCGGTCATCGCCTGGTAGGCGGCCACGTACTCGTCGTTCCAGAGCCGCTCCCACAGCGTCACGTACCGGGTCACCTCGGCGGTGGGGGTCAGCGCCTTGAAACCCTGCCGGACCACCTGCGGGGGCACGTTGCCCGCGCTGTCGACCACGTCGTCGACCTCCAGCCCACCGGAGGCGAAGACGTCGGCGAGTGGGCCGAGGTGCCGGAAGTCGACCGGGGTGGCCAGGACGGTGAGACTGCGCACCGGGGCGTCGGGGTGGTGCGCGGCGTACAGCAGCGCGAGGTCCCCGCCGAAGCAGTAGCCGACCACGGTGAGCTCGTCGGTCCCGGAGCGCTCGAGCAGCCGGGCGACGGCGGCCGGGAGGTAGTCGTCGACGTAGTCCTCGAGCTGGTTGTGCGCGTCCCGCTCGTCGGGCTCGCCCCAGTCGAGCAGGTACACGTCGAACCCCGCCGCCAGCAGCTGCTCCACGAAGCTGTTGCCCGGGGTCAGGTCCAGGATGTAGCTGCGGCTGATCAGGCTGAACACGATCAGCAGCGGCGGGAAGTGCCGGACGTCGTCGTTGCGGTAGTGCCACAGCTGCGTGCGGCCCCGCTGCCAGACGACGTCCTTCGGGGTCAGCCCGACGCCCGGGCGGTCCCCGGCGACCAGCCGGATGCCGTTGCGCGCCCGCAGGGCGTTGCGCTCGACGTCGCGCCGGACGCGGTCCAGCACCGCCTGGGGGTCAGGCACGCTCGGCACGGGGCTCCTCGGCGTCCGGACCAGGGGCAGCGGGGGAGGGCGGTGCGGGCCGGCGCCGTTCGAGCTCCAGCTGCACGGTCAGCCGGCGGACCTCCCGGTCCAGCGCGCCGATCTGGGTCCGCAGCCGGCTCACGTCGCTGCCGGCGGGCAGGTTCAGCAGGTGCCAGGCGCGGGCGGTGACGCCCTCGGCCGAGCTGCGCGCCAGCGCCTGGGCCCGCCGGAGCACGGCGGCGCCGACGGCGAAGGACGGCGTGCGGACCAGCCGGTCGGCGTGCGGGGTGACCCGGCGCTCGGCGGCGTCGTAGGCCTGCCGCCACAGCGGCGGGTCCGTCACCGGGCGCCCACCCCGGCGGGCACCTCCACCGCGCGGCGCAGGATCTTGCCGGTCGGGCCCTTGGGCAGCGCGTCGACCAGCCAGACGTGCCGCGGGTACTTGTAGGCCGCCACCCGCGCCTTGACGAACTCGCGCAGCTCGTCGGGGTCGGCGCTGGCGCCCGGCTTCAGGGCGACCGCCACGGCGACCTCCTCGCCGAGGTCGGGGTGGGCGATGCCGATGCAGGCGACCTCGGCCACCGCGGGGTGCTCGTAGAGCGCCTCCTCGATCTCCCGCGGGTAGACGTTGTAGCCGCCGCGGATGATCATCTCCTTCTTGCGGTCGACGATGGCGTAGTAGCCGTCCTCGTCGACCCGGGCCAGGTCACCGGAGCGGAACCAGCCGTCGGGGATGGCCTGCGCGGTGTCCTCGGGGCGCTGCCAGTAGCCCTTCATCACGTTCTCGCCGCGGATCGCGATCTCGCCGACCTCCCCGGGGGCGACGTCCCTGCCCTCGTCGTCGACCAGGCGCAGCTCCACACCGCGGATCGGCGTGCCGATGGTGCCCGGCTTGCGCTCGGCGTGCGGGTGGTTGAACGAGGCCACCGGCGAGGTCTCGGAGAGCCCGTAGCCCTCCAGCACGATGCAGCCGAAGGTCTCCTCGAACGACCGCATCACCTCCACCGGCATGGCCGACCCGCCGGACACGCACAGCCGCAGGCTCGACACGTCGTGGTCGTCCCGGTCGGGCGCGTGCAGCATCGCGGAGAACATCGTCGGCACGCCCTCGAACACGGTCACCCGGTCGCGCTGGACCACCGACAGCGCCTTGCTGCCGTCGAAGCGGGGGATGAGCGTCAGGCAGGAGCCCGCCATCACCCCGGCGTTGAGCGAGCAGGTCAACCCGAAGACGTGGAACAGCGGCAGGCAGCCCATGATGACGTCGTCCGGGCCGGCCTCGAGCAGGGTCTCCTCGGTGGTGCGGGCGTTGCTGGTCAGCCCGGCGTGGGTCAGCTCCGCGCCCTTGGGCTTCCCGGTGGTGCCGGAGGTGTACAGGATCACCGCGGTGTCGCCGTCGGCCCGCTCGACCGGGGCGGTGACCTCGCCGGCCGGGCCCATCAGCTCCTCGGGCAGCGCGGCGCCGACGGTCACCGCCTCGATGCCGACGGTGCCGGCCGCCTCGGCCGCCGGCTGCGCCGAGGGCTCGACGGCCACCACCAGCCGGGCGCCGGAGTCGGTCAGGTAGTACTCGATCTCCCGGGCCTTGAGCAGCGGGTTCATCGGCACCACCACCGCCCCGGCCAGCAGCGCCCCGTAGAACACCACCGGGAACGACAGCACGTTGGGCAGGACCATGCCCACCCGGTCGCCGGGCTCGACGCCGCGGGCCTGCAGCCCCGCGGCCACCCGGGAGGCGGCGTCGCGGAACTCGGCGTAGGTCAGGGACGCGTCGTCCATCCGCAGCGCGGGGTGGTCCCCGTGCCGCTCCGCTGTGTCGAGCAGGTGCTGTGCCAGGTTGCTCATCGTCGAGCCCTCCCGTCGTGGACCAGCCCCCCGCCTACCCGGCTCGGGCAGTGATCTACCGCACAGGCCGGATACGGTGCGCAGGTGCCGTCCGGCAGCGGGCCGGACGCGTCGGCGGAGGAGCTGGCCCGTGGCCGAACGCAGGATCCTGGACATGTTCTCCCTCGACGGGCGCGTGGCGATCGTGACCGGGGCGTCCTCGGGGCTGGGGGCGGTGTTCGCCCGCACCCTGGCCGAGGCCGGGGCCGACGTCGTGCTCGCCGCCCGGCGCGAGGACCGGCTGGCCGGCACCCGGGAGGCCGTCGAACGGGCCGGCCGCCGCGCGGTCACCGTCCGCACGGACGTGTCCCGGCCCGAGGACTGCCAGGCGCTGGTGGACACGGCCATGGCGGAGTTCGGCAAGGTCGACGTGCTGGTGAACAACGCCGGTGTCGGCACCGCCGTCCCGGCCACCCGGGAGACGCCCGAGCAGTTCCGCTCGGTGATCGACGTCAACCTCAACGGCTGCTACTGGATGGCCCAGGCCTGCGGCCGGGTGATGCAGCCGGGCAGCTCCATCGTCAACATCTCCAGCATCCTGGGGCTGACCACGGCCGGGCTGCCGCAGGCCGCCTACGCCGCCAGCAAGGCCGGGCTGATCGGCCTGACCCGCGACCTGGCCCAGCAGTGGACCGGCCGCAAGGGCATCCGGGTCAACGCCCTCGCCCCCGGGTTCTTCGCCTCGGAGATGACCGACTCCTACGCGGAGGGCTACCTCGAGTCGCAGATGGGCCGGGTGCTGATGAACCGGCCCGGCGATCCCGAGGAGCTGGCCGCGGCGCTGGTCTTCCTGGTCAGCGACGCCGGCGGCTACGTCACCGGCACCACCCTGCCGGTCGAGGGCGGCCTGCTCACCAGCTGAGCGGCCGCCGCAGACTGGGCGCGCGAGCCCACCGGTCGGCGGGGGCGGCGGAGGGAGCTGGACGATGACGGGACCGGTCGGGAGCAGCCGGACGGTGGACCTGGATGGGCCGGTGCACGTCGTCGACCACGGCGGTGCCGCCGACGGGCCGACCGTCGTCCTGGTGCACGGGCTCGGCGGCTCGCACCTGAACTGGGACCTGTTCGCCCCGCTGCTCACCCCGCACGCCCGGGTGCTGGCGCTGGACCTGCCCGGCTTCGGCCGCACCGAGCCCGGCACCCGGCGGGCCACCGTCGAGGCCAACGTGGCGGTGCTGGACCGCTTCCTGCGCGAGGTCGCCGGGACCCCGGTGGTCCTGGTGGGCAACTCGATGGGCGGGATGATCTCGGTCCTGACCGCGGCCGCCGCGCCGCACCTGGTCCGCGCCCTGGTGCTGCTCGACCCCGCCGTCCCCGGCCCGCTCCGGCGGCCCGACCCGCTGGTCGGGCTGACCTTCGCCACGTACGCGGTGCCCGGGCTGGGGGAGTACGCCCTGCGGGCGCGGCGGACGCGGGCCGGGGCGCGCACCCAGGTGCTCGACCTGCTCCGGCTCTGCGGCGTCGACCCGGCCACCGTCCCCGCGCCGCTGGTCGACCGCTCGGTCGCCCTGCTGGAGGAGCGGCGCGACGTCCTCGGCATGGACCGGGCGTTCCTGGCCGCGGCCCGCTCGCTGCTGCGGGTGCTCGCCGACCCGCGCCGCTACCGGCAGGCGATGGCCGCCGTCGGCGTGCCGGTGCTGCTGGTGCACGGCGACCGGGACCGGCTGGTGCCGGTGGCCAACGCCCGGGACGTCGCCGCCCGCAACCCCCGCTGGCGCTACGTCGAGCTGCCCGGCGTCGGGCACACCCCGCAGCTGCAGGTGCCCGACGAGCTGGCCGGCGTCGTGCTCGGCTGGCTCGCCGACCTGCCGCCGGTGCCCGCGGCCGGCTGACGACCTCAGCCGCGGGCGGCGTCCAGCTCGGCGCGGGTGGGCGGGTCGGCCCCGACCCGGGTGCAGGCCAGCGCGGCGACCAGCGCGGCGTCGGCCACGATCGGGTCGAGCGCGTCGTCGGTGAGCTGCTCCAGCGCCGCGCGGTCGGTGACGCCGGAGCGGAGCAGGCCGGAGAGGAAGCCGGCGGCCAGCGAGTCGCCGGCGCCCACGGTGTCCACGACCTGCACGGTCGGCGGGGTCACGTTCCACACCTGGCCGCCGGACGGTACCACCCGCAGCGGCGCGCCGCCGTCGGTGAGCAGCACCACGGCCGGCCCCCGCTCGGCCCAGCGGCGGGCCGCGTCGTCGAGGTCGGTGGTCCCCGGCTCCAGCCAGGCGAGGTCCTCGGAGCTGACCTTCACCACGTCGGCGGCGGCGACCAGCCGGTCGAGCCGAGCGCGGACGTCGGCGGCGGTGTTGCCGAACCCCTCGGCCAGCATCGGCCGGATGTTGGGGTCGACGCTGACCAGCGCGTCGCCGCCGGCCCTCAGCCGCTCGACCAGCGCCGCGATCGGCTCGCAGCCCGGCGCCGTCCAGCTGGAGATCGACCCGACGTGCACCGCCCGGGAGTCCGGTGACCAGCCGGCCGCGAGCTCGGCGTCGGTCCACTGCCAGTCGGCCGCGCCGAGGACGTGGAACCCGTAGTCGGCGGAGCCGTCCGCGGCCAGCCCGACGACGGCCAGGCTGACCGGGTCGCCGGAGTCCACCGCGCCGGAGAGGTCGACCCCGGACAGCTCGGCGTGCCGGCGCAGGTTGCCCGCCAGCGGCCCGCGACCGAACCGCGCCATCAGCCGCACCGGCTGACCGAGCCGGCCGGCCGCCACCGCGACGTTGAGCGCGTTGCCGCCGGGCCGGGCGACGTACCGCGGGGCGGTGCCCTCCGGCCCCGCGTCGGCCGACCGGTCGGGGATGAGGTCGACGACCAGCTCGCCCAGCACGGTGAGGACGGCGGGAGCGCTGCGGTGCGACGTCGGGGAGACCACAC comes from the Modestobacter italicus genome and includes:
- a CDS encoding SDR family NAD(P)-dependent oxidoreductase codes for the protein MAERRILDMFSLDGRVAIVTGASSGLGAVFARTLAEAGADVVLAARREDRLAGTREAVERAGRRAVTVRTDVSRPEDCQALVDTAMAEFGKVDVLVNNAGVGTAVPATRETPEQFRSVIDVNLNGCYWMAQACGRVMQPGSSIVNISSILGLTTAGLPQAAYAASKAGLIGLTRDLAQQWTGRKGIRVNALAPGFFASEMTDSYAEGYLESQMGRVLMNRPGDPEELAAALVFLVSDAGGYVTGTTLPVEGGLLTS
- a CDS encoding PfkB family carbohydrate kinase, translated to MVSPTSHRSAPAVLTVLGELVVDLIPDRSADAGPEGTAPRYVARPGGNALNVAVAAGRLGQPVRLMARFGRGPLAGNLRRHAELSGVDLSGAVDSGDPVSLAVVGLAADGSADYGFHVLGAADWQWTDAELAAGWSPDSRAVHVGSISSWTAPGCEPIAALVERLRAGGDALVSVDPNIRPMLAEGFGNTAADVRARLDRLVAAADVVKVSSEDLAWLEPGTTDLDDAARRWAERGPAVVLLTDGGAPLRVVPSGGQVWNVTPPTVQVVDTVGAGDSLAAGFLSGLLRSGVTDRAALEQLTDDALDPIVADAALVAALACTRVGADPPTRAELDAARG
- a CDS encoding alpha/beta fold hydrolase, whose amino-acid sequence is MTGPVGSSRTVDLDGPVHVVDHGGAADGPTVVLVHGLGGSHLNWDLFAPLLTPHARVLALDLPGFGRTEPGTRRATVEANVAVLDRFLREVAGTPVVLVGNSMGGMISVLTAAAAPHLVRALVLLDPAVPGPLRRPDPLVGLTFATYAVPGLGEYALRARRTRAGARTQVLDLLRLCGVDPATVPAPLVDRSVALLEERRDVLGMDRAFLAAARSLLRVLADPRRYRQAMAAVGVPVLLVHGDRDRLVPVANARDVAARNPRWRYVELPGVGHTPQLQVPDELAGVVLGWLADLPPVPAAG